The segment ACGATTTCCGAGTTGCCGGTGCCCTTGAACTCTTCGAAGATGACCTCGTCCATTCGGCTGCCGGTGTCGATCAGCGCGGTGGCGATGATGGACAGCGACCCGCCCTCCTCGATGTTGCGCGCCGCGCCGAAGAACCGCTTGGGCCGCTGCAGGGCGTTCGCATCGACACCGCCGGTCAGCACCTTGCCCGAACTGGGCACGACGGTGTTGTAGGCGCGGCCGAGGCGGGTGATCGAATCGAGCAGGATCACCACGTCCTTCTTGTGCTCGACCAAACGCTTGGCCTTTTCGATCACCATTTCGGCGACTTGCACGTGGCGGGTGGCGGGTTCGTCGAAGGTCGATGAGATGACCTCACCCTTCACCGAACGCTGCATGTCGGTGACTTCCTCGGGCCGCTCGTCAACCAAGAGGACGATGAGGAATACTTCCGGGTGATTGTCGGTGATCGCCTTGGCGATGTTCTGCAGCAGCACGGTCTTGCCCGTGCGCGGCGGCGCGACGATCAGGGCGCGCTGGCCCTTGCCCTGGGGGCTGATGATATCGATCACCCGCGCCGATTTATCCTTCACCGTCGGGTCCACGGCATCGAGGATCAGCTTCGATTCCGGATACAGCGGCGTCAGGTTGTCGAAGTTGGTCCGGTGGCGGACCTGGTCGGGATCCTCGAAATTCACGCTCTTGAGGCTGGTCAGCGCGAAATAGCGCTCGCCGTCCTTGGGCGCGCGGATTTCGCCTTCGACGGTGTCGCCGGTGCGCAGGCCCCAGCGGCGGACCTGGTTGGGCGATACGTAGATGTCGTCCGGGCCGGCCAGATAGTTCGCTTCAGGACTACGCAGGAAGCCGAATCCGTCCTGCAGCACCTCGATGGTGCCGACGCCCATGATCGGCTCGACGTATTCCTCGTCTTCCGCCAGCTCGCGTAGGATGCAGAACATGAGGTCTTGCCGGCGCATGGTGCTGGCGCCTTCGACGCCAAGATCCTCGGCCATCTCGACGAGCTCGGCCGGGGCTTTTTTCTTCAATTCTTTGAGATGCATAACTGTAGTATCCGATACTTGGAAGCGGCCGGCCGGTCGTATGGGCTTGGGGAAAGCAGACCGGGCCTAGGCGTTGCGCGCCAGGCCGGAAAGCGCCGGGTGATGCGGGTGAAATAAGCGCCGCGCCGCACGCCGTCAATCGAGCGCCACTTCAGCTCGTCCTGCTTTTCAGGTCGGCAGGCTCAGAACGGGCGGACGATCACCAGGATGACGATCAGTGCCGCGGCCACTCCGGGCACCTCGTTGAGCAGTCGCAGCTGCTTGCCGGTGAGCGGGCGATGCCCCTGCGCCAGTTTCCTGGAATAGCCGGCCATATAGCCGTGATACCCGGACAACAGCAGCACGAACAGCAGCTTCGCGTGCAGCCAGCCCTCGCCCCACAGGTTCTGCGTGGTGGCCAGCAGGATGCCGAGCACCCACACCACGACGATCGATGGCAACAGGATGATCTTGAGCAGCTTGCGCTCACGATCGGCCCACACCGCCGCCTCGGCCGAGCCGGGTTCAGCCTCCTGGTGATAGACCAGATAGCGCGGGAGCATGAACAGGCCGGCCATCCAGAAGATGACAAAGATCACGTGGCCGGCTTTCAGCCAGAGATACGTCACCGCGAGCGCGCTTTGCATGGGAGGCTTCTAGGAAATTGCCGAGGCATCTGTCACCCCTGCCACTGACGCACCGTGTCGCGCAAGCGCTCGACATGTTCGATCGGGGTGTGCTGGCCGATGCCGTGGCCGAGATTGAACACATGCGGGCGATCGGCGAACGCGCGCAAGATGGCGTGAGTGCGCTCCTCCAGCGCCGCCCCGCCGGCCAGCAGCAGCAGCGGATCGAGGTTGCCCTGCACCGGCATGCCCGCGGGCAGTTCGCGCGCGGCCCATGCGGGATCGATCGTCTCGTCGACCCCCACGGCATCGACGCCGGTCTCGCGTGCGTAAGCGGCGAGCTTGGCCCCGGCTCCCTTGGGAAAGCCGATCACCGGCACCCCGGGGCAGTGTACATGGACCGCCGCGGTGATGCGGGCGTTGGGCGCGATCACCCAGCGCTCGAACTGCTCTGGCGCGAGACTTCCGGCCCAGGAATCGAACAGCTGGACCGCCTCGGCTCCTGCTTCGATCTGGCCGACCAGATATTCGACCGTCACCGCCTCGATGGCGG is part of the Altererythrobacter sp. TH136 genome and harbors:
- the rho gene encoding transcription termination factor Rho is translated as MHLKELKKKAPAELVEMAEDLGVEGASTMRRQDLMFCILRELAEDEEYVEPIMGVGTIEVLQDGFGFLRSPEANYLAGPDDIYVSPNQVRRWGLRTGDTVEGEIRAPKDGERYFALTSLKSVNFEDPDQVRHRTNFDNLTPLYPESKLILDAVDPTVKDKSARVIDIISPQGKGQRALIVAPPRTGKTVLLQNIAKAITDNHPEVFLIVLLVDERPEEVTDMQRSVKGEVISSTFDEPATRHVQVAEMVIEKAKRLVEHKKDVVILLDSITRLGRAYNTVVPSSGKVLTGGVDANALQRPKRFFGAARNIEEGGSLSIIATALIDTGSRMDEVIFEEFKGTGNSEIVLDRKVADKRIFPALDVGKSGTRKEELLVEKDKLSKMWVLRRILMQMGTIDAMEFLLDKMKDSKTNEDFFATMNQ
- a CDS encoding CopD family protein gives rise to the protein MQSALAVTYLWLKAGHVIFVIFWMAGLFMLPRYLVYHQEAEPGSAEAAVWADRERKLLKIILLPSIVVVWVLGILLATTQNLWGEGWLHAKLLFVLLLSGYHGYMAGYSRKLAQGHRPLTGKQLRLLNEVPGVAAALIVILVIVRPF